In Gouania willdenowi chromosome 17, fGouWil2.1, whole genome shotgun sequence, one DNA window encodes the following:
- the pigr gene encoding polymeric immunoglobulin receptor, giving the protein MTFRNLTLRKRDCWYRQRKRNPTNLNLNMLGLIMLTVLMASIPEFFCRVTTEEEYSILEGKSLTIACHYEPQYAGYVKYWCQGKTRDFCDTKARTDDLLSTNPKVSIFDDPVQELFTVTMEDLKEDDSGSYMCGVEIGGVWNRDAVAFTYINVINGMSVMHHSVSGEEGKSVTVECFYSERYRESEKKWCRSGNWRSCLQTGSEGKYDDGSVAIIDDKKEALTVTLKKLQKEDAGWYWCYAGQQKKAIQVIVTPQLSTTLSPAARLTSNQPLEQKALQTTITPCQPHESAPHLVWLVIVAFLSCVVLLGLLLTRTLWKPHMSDSVLMDVKVMSGPLNEHSSNDDDLQNAAAIFFSKDSQKVPMY; this is encoded by the exons ATGACCTTCAGGAATTTAACTTTAAGGAAACGCGACTGTTGGTACAGGCAGAGGAAACGAAACCCAACAAACCTTAATCTCAACATGCTGGGACTGATTATGCTCACCGTTCTTATGGCATCGATTccag AATTCTTCTGCAGGGTCACCACTGAAGAGGAGTATTCCATCCTTGAGGGTAAATCCCTCACCATCGCCTGTCATTACGAGCCACAATACGCCGGCTATGTTAAATATTGGTGTCAGGGCAAGACCAGGGACTTTTGTGACACCAAAGCAAGGACAGATGATCTGCTTTCGACCAATCCCAAGGTGAGCATCTTTGACGACCCCGTTCAGGAGCTTTTCACAGTGACCATGGAGGACTTGAAGGAGGACGACTCAGGCTCGTATATGTGCGGTGTGGAGATTGGTGGCGTGTGGAACCGGGATGCAGTGGCGTTTACTTACATCAATGTCATTAATG GTATGTCAGTGATGCACCACAGCGTGAGCGGAGAGGAAGGAAAGAGTGTCACAGTTGAATGCTTCTACAGTGAGAGATACAG AGAAAGTGAGAAGAAGTGGTGTCGGAGTGGAAACTGGCGCTCCTGCCTGCAGACGGGATCCGAGGGGAAATATGACGACGGGTCTGTGGCCATTATCGATGACAAAAAGGAGGCTCTCACTGTCACCCTAAAGAAGCTGCAGAAGGAGGATGCTGGGTGGTACTGGTGCTATGCTGGGCAGCAGAAGAAAGCCATACAAGTCATAGTTACACCACAGCTAAGCACCA CTTTATCTCCAGCAGCCCGGTTGACATCAAATCAGCCTCTTGAACAAAAAGCTCTACAGACAACCATCACTCCCTGTCAACCCCATGAAAG TGCGCCCCATCTCGTATGGTTGGTGATCGTGGCGTTTTTATCCTGCGTAGTCCTGCTGGGCTTGCTGTTGACGAGAACGTTGTGGAAGCCGCACA tgtcTGATTCAGTACTGATGGATGTGAAGGTCATGTCTGGACCACTCAAT GAGCATTCAAGCAATGATGATGACTTGCAAAATGCTGCCGCCATTTTCTTCAGTAAGGATTCCCAGAAAGTCCCCATGTACTAA
- the dad1 gene encoding dolichyl-diphosphooligosaccharide--protein glycosyltransferase subunit DAD1 has translation MSNSVISVISRFLEEYTSTTPTKLKVVDSYLLYILLTGALQFLYCLLVGTFPFNSFLSGFISCVGSFILAVCLRIQINPQNKGDFLSISPERAFADFLFAHTVLHLVVMNFIG, from the exons ATGTCTAACTCAGTGATATCCGTTATTTCTCGGTTTCTGGAGGAATACACCTCCACTACCCCCACTAAGCTGAAGGTGGTGGACTCGTATCTGCTCTACATCCTGCTGACTGGAGCTCTGCAGTTCCTCTACTGCCTGCTCGTTGGAACCTTCCCATTCAACAGCTTTCTGTCGGGATTCATCTCCTGTGTGGGCTCCTTCATACTTGCTG TGTGTCTTCGTATTCAGATCAACCCACAGAACAAAGGAGACTTCCTGTCCATCTCCCCTGAAAGAGCGTttgctgacttcctgtttgctcACACGGTCCTTCATCTCGTCGTTATGAACTTTATTGGctaa
- the abhd4 gene encoding (Lyso)-N-acylphosphatidylethanolamine lipase isoform X1 produces the protein MDPVMTTANIHHDCETETSSVSSWWPSWRPTSMSLLKTAESKILSFIQNDLWARFVTLPNQERIWTLSITNKTARKPTEQAPKTPLVMVHGFGGGVGLWVRNLDGLCRSRPVHVFDLLGFGRSSRPFFSSDASEAEEQFVTSIEQWRQSVGLENMILLGHSLGGYLATSYAIQYPSRVSHLILVDPWGFPERRQPEPQQHEGQGTELVKRSGPPRWVKAVATIVSYFNPLAVIRVAGPWGPGLVNRFRPDFKRKFEDLFDDDTMTQYIYHCNAQTPSGEVGFRAMTESLGWAKKPMMHRVNLLPPSMPLTMLYGAQSWMDSSSGDKVAQIRNPADTRVLLINGASHHVYADQPEEFNRVVENICTSVD, from the exons ATGGATCCTGTAATGACTACAGCGAATATTCATCACGACTGTGAAACTGA AACAAGTTCAGTCAGCAGCTGGTGGCCTTCTTGGCGTCCGACCTCCATGTCTCTTTTGAAGACGGCAGAGTCCAAGATCCTTTCCT TTATTCAGAATGATTTATGGGCCAGGTTTGTAACCCTACCCAATCAGGAGAGAATATGGACTCTGTCCATCACTAATAAGACGGCTAGGAAACCTACAGAACAAG CTCCTAAAACCCCCCTGGTGATGGTCCACGGCTTCGGAGGGGGAGTGGGACTGTGGGTCAGGAACCTTGATGGGCTCTGCAGATCACGGCCCGTTCACGTCTTCGACCTTTTAGGCTTCGGTCGGAGCTCCCGGCCTTTTTTTTCCTCGGACGCTTCCGAAGCGGAGGAACAGTTTGTAACTTCCATTGAACAGTGGAGGCAGTCTGTGGGCCTGGAGAACATGATTCTACTGGGACACAGTCTGGGAGGATACCTCGCCACCTCATACGCCATCCAATACCCATCTAG AGTGTCACACCTTATTTTAGTCGACCCCTGGGGCTTCCCCGAGCGACGCCAGCCTGAGCCCCAACAGCATGAAGGTCAGGGGACAGAGTTGGTGAAGAGGTCGGGCCCCCCACGCTGGGTGAAAGCAGTCGCCACCATTGTGTCCTACTTCAATCCTCTGGCTGTGATCAGAGTGGCCGGTCCGTGGG GTCCGGGCTTGGTGAACAGATTTCGACCTGATTTCAAACGAAAATTTGAGGATCTGTTCGATGACGATACGATGACGCAGTACATCTACCACTGTAATGCTCAAACCCCAAG TGGGGAGGTGGGCTTCAGAGCCATGACTGAATCCCTTGGCTGGGCCAAGAAGCCCATGATGCATCGGGTGAACCTCCTGCCCCCCTCCATGCCCCTCACCATGCTGTACGGAGCCCAGTCCTGGATGGACAGCTCGTCTGGAGACAAAGTGGCACAAATAAGAAATCCGGCAGATACTCGAGTGCTG cttATAAACGGAGCCTCTCACCACGTTTATGCCGATCAACCAGAAGAGTTCAACAGAGTGGTAGAAAATATATGTACGAGTGTGGACTGA
- the abhd4 gene encoding (Lyso)-N-acylphosphatidylethanolamine lipase isoform X2 — MSLLKTAESKILSFIQNDLWARFVTLPNQERIWTLSITNKTARKPTEQAPKTPLVMVHGFGGGVGLWVRNLDGLCRSRPVHVFDLLGFGRSSRPFFSSDASEAEEQFVTSIEQWRQSVGLENMILLGHSLGGYLATSYAIQYPSRVSHLILVDPWGFPERRQPEPQQHEGQGTELVKRSGPPRWVKAVATIVSYFNPLAVIRVAGPWGPGLVNRFRPDFKRKFEDLFDDDTMTQYIYHCNAQTPSGEVGFRAMTESLGWAKKPMMHRVNLLPPSMPLTMLYGAQSWMDSSSGDKVAQIRNPADTRVLLINGASHHVYADQPEEFNRVVENICTSVD; from the exons ATGTCTCTTTTGAAGACGGCAGAGTCCAAGATCCTTTCCT TTATTCAGAATGATTTATGGGCCAGGTTTGTAACCCTACCCAATCAGGAGAGAATATGGACTCTGTCCATCACTAATAAGACGGCTAGGAAACCTACAGAACAAG CTCCTAAAACCCCCCTGGTGATGGTCCACGGCTTCGGAGGGGGAGTGGGACTGTGGGTCAGGAACCTTGATGGGCTCTGCAGATCACGGCCCGTTCACGTCTTCGACCTTTTAGGCTTCGGTCGGAGCTCCCGGCCTTTTTTTTCCTCGGACGCTTCCGAAGCGGAGGAACAGTTTGTAACTTCCATTGAACAGTGGAGGCAGTCTGTGGGCCTGGAGAACATGATTCTACTGGGACACAGTCTGGGAGGATACCTCGCCACCTCATACGCCATCCAATACCCATCTAG AGTGTCACACCTTATTTTAGTCGACCCCTGGGGCTTCCCCGAGCGACGCCAGCCTGAGCCCCAACAGCATGAAGGTCAGGGGACAGAGTTGGTGAAGAGGTCGGGCCCCCCACGCTGGGTGAAAGCAGTCGCCACCATTGTGTCCTACTTCAATCCTCTGGCTGTGATCAGAGTGGCCGGTCCGTGGG GTCCGGGCTTGGTGAACAGATTTCGACCTGATTTCAAACGAAAATTTGAGGATCTGTTCGATGACGATACGATGACGCAGTACATCTACCACTGTAATGCTCAAACCCCAAG TGGGGAGGTGGGCTTCAGAGCCATGACTGAATCCCTTGGCTGGGCCAAGAAGCCCATGATGCATCGGGTGAACCTCCTGCCCCCCTCCATGCCCCTCACCATGCTGTACGGAGCCCAGTCCTGGATGGACAGCTCGTCTGGAGACAAAGTGGCACAAATAAGAAATCCGGCAGATACTCGAGTGCTG cttATAAACGGAGCCTCTCACCACGTTTATGCCGATCAACCAGAAGAGTTCAACAGAGTGGTAGAAAATATATGTACGAGTGTGGACTGA